AAAAAATAACATCCAACTGTTTAGATGGCCACACTACCGGATCAACTGTGAGGATATGGAAGATGTATCAAACCAACCAGACACTGTCTAAATCAGGCTGTCCcttaaaacaagaagaaaaggaCTTGTGAGCGTAGCCACAGAGAGGGCAACAAAGAGTTAAGTGGCCCAAACCGATTAAGGTTTTATGGTCAAATGAGACAAAGGTTTcggtttttggccaaaattcAAAATGCTATGTGAGGCAAAGTCCTCACACTGACCATTTCCTCATCAAACACCATCCCAGTAGTGAAGGGTGACAGCATCATGTCATGGGGATGCTTTTTCTCAGGACAGGACACGCGGTTAAAACCGTAGCACGGTTAAATGGTAGTGGATACATATCAGGGGATACTGCAAGACAACCTACTTCGGTCTGCTAAAACACTAAAGCTTGTGAGAAGCTTCCcctttcagcaggacagtgatCCCAGGCACTGTGATCCCAAGGCCAAAGCAATACGGGAGTAGTACAACAAAAAGGGGAATGTTCTAACAAAGACGAGAATCAAAATCCAGATCTCAGTCCAACAGTCTCTGTGGCTCTATTTGAAAATGTCGGTGTGCAAGCATCATCCAGCAACCTTGAGTGACCTGAAGCAACTCTGCTGGAAAAATGAGCTAAACATGATCAAACTGCACAAAACTCACCCCGACACACTTAAAGTTGGTTCTGCCAAGCACTCCTTATGCAAGTTGCATTTATCAgcttttatatattatttaaaatatatattctataatgattattatatattatttgtaaGATTTGCTGACTTTAAAACATTAAGTGCAGCAATAAATGCAACGACCACTGTGTCATGTGTAATCCAGATGAATTTATGACTTTAAAGGCTTGACTACTTTGGCAAGGCACTGTGTTGTGAAACACCTTCTATATCTGTAGCTCTTGATATCTGTATAAAATCGTGTAAcaatatttcatttgtatttgtcgTTCAGAAATATGACCTTAAAAGGCCAGCCTTTAGGCACGAGTGCTCTGAACACTTCACCTGCTTGTTATACTCTTACCGAGTGttgctgttactgttactgttctTACTAGTAAGAGACCAAATTATGTGATAATAAGCAAAACTAAGAGCAGTTAACAGCACTTATTATTAAATGATATGATCTTTAAATTGAAAGCTTTCAAAACAGGTCTTTTACAGAAATCCAGAGAAATCGATTTGAGGTTTGGTCAAGTTCAGCGATCAGACGGAACATTTCACTGTTTAATAAACTGATTAATATTTGATATGTTGTTTTTGATTTCCTTACTAACATGGGTTTTGGTGTCATCTGTGTGTTTAGTCAGATTTGCAGGCTAGTTCTATGTAATGTGAACAGACACTCATCACTAATGTCATTGAATAAATGTTTAGCGAAGCTATGTGTGTTGGCTCTGAGACTGACTTAGAAACAATAGCTTGCTGCTAGTGTTACAATGTTGAATACCTTATTGTGTGGGAATTGTTCTTTGTGCCTGTTAATCTCTGCGCATTTTGTGTAGTAAACAATTCTCTTTTCCACAGTACGCAACATTCCTGAGACCACGCCCaccttcctctccccctctggGACATCTAGCTCCAAGATGGCACTCCGTGGGGAGGAACTTCTTTTGGAGTGTATCGCTGCAGGAGTGTGAGTGACTCAGAAACAAAACCCACTCACAAACCCGATGTGGAGAATGTGGTAGCCATGCACACACGTGGCGGGGTcaagctgtctgtgttttttacACCTCTGCTTTCTGATCCATGAATAGCCCAACTCCCGGGATCAAATGGTTTAAGAAGGGAGGGGATCTGCCAGAGAAGAAGGTGAAGTTCGAGAGCTTTAACAAAACACTGCGTATAGTTTCTGTGTCGGAGGAGGATTCTGGGGAATATGTCTGCATGGCCAGCAATAAGATCGGGAGCATCCGACACACAGTCTCCGTTCAGATCAAAGGTCAGAATCAGAGCTGTATAAAGTCCTGTAGACTTTAAACATGCCTCTGGATGCCTTTGTACATGGTTTGTAAAGTGAGTACtacataaaatgacatttgtaaatgttttctcATTCCCTTGTTCCCTTGTTGTACTTTATGGTCCATAGCTGCTCCCTATTGGCTGCAGAAGCCAACCAATCTGGTGCTTGCTCCTAACGAGAATGGCCAGTTGGTGTGCCTAGCCAGCGGAAACCCCAAACCTAGCATCCAATGGCTCATCAATGGAGAGCCAATAGAGAGTGAGTTGGTCCCTCAAGCCTTCCCTTCCTGGAAGAAATATAGCACACATTACATTCAAGAATTCTGTTATGTAAGCATCCTCATATCTGCTTTTCCGTGTCTGGAAATGCAGGCTCCCTGCCGAACCTGAGCAGAAAGGTGGTGGATGACGCCATCATCTTCAACTCCGTGCAAATCGGCAGTAGCGCAGTGTATCAGTGCAACGCCTCAAACGAACATGGATACCTGCTCGCCAATGCCTTCGTCAGTGTACTGGGTAAGAGACTGCAAAGTTACTTTGCTAAAGTGACTCACCTTACATAACACCACCTACATAACTTTACATAATAACACAAGTCTTAAATCACTATACAGGGCCAGCTCCTGACAATTTAAATTAGGACAGGCCATAATAATGCAACAGGCTGAATACAGTGCTTAATGAGCACCTAGGACACCATAAAGTGTGACAGAGCAATCCCTCGTGTTCTTTACCAGACATGGCGCCGCGGTTACTGGGCCCCAGGAACCAGCTGATCAAGGTGATAGAGCAGAGCCGAGCAATGCTGGACTGCCCCTTCTTTGGATCTCCTGTTCCAGAAGTGCGCTGGTGAGCTCCACAGAGCTTGTATAATAGTTTGGGGATTTGATGGGTGAAATGCAGACCATTTGTTTATCcactgaaatatgtttttgtgtgtgtgtgtgtgtgtgtgtttaggtttaAAAATGGCCTGGGCATTGCTCCGGATAACGTAAAGTACAGACTACACAATAATGGCACTCTGGAGATCAAGCATGCCCGGTCTGAAGACCATGGGACCTATACATTTGTAGCCAACAACATCTTAGGCCAGGCTGAGGAACAGATCCGGTTGGAAGTCAAAGGTGAGAAGCTTAAAACTGACCAACAGATCCAGCAGTTATGTCCCAACAAACCTCCACAAGGAGTTGTTCTAAATTTCACTAAACAAGCAAGCTATTTTCATACATATGCTGTTTTACTTTCAACCCCGCATGTCTATAAAAGGTTTATGTTGTACATAGGAAGCACAGATGTAACATTTCTGTAacttgcataaataaataaattatccCTGTTATTCATTGAAGGTGTGATAGACTGAGTAATTAGATGCTAGGCAGTTTCCTTTCAGAGCCAACACGGATAGTCCGGGCACCAGAGCACCTGTCTGTCAATCGGGGAAATACAGCTCACTTTGACTGCAAGATAAAACATGACCCCACCCTCCCCATCATCGTCACCTGGCTCAAAAACGACAAACCTCTCCATTTTGGCTGGATGTACGGCAATACAGGGCTTTTCTGGCTCCATGCATCGCTCCCTCCCTTTATACACCCAATTTACACCCAATTTTGTCTCGTGTAACGCTGTGGTATGATTGATTCAGATCtaactgaatgtgtgtgctgtctTTAGGAGCAAGTTTAAGAAGGACGAAAACTCGTTATCCATTCCCAACGTAAACAGTGATGATGAAGGAACTTATATGTGTATGGTCAAGACAGAGCTGGACCAGGACTTTGCTTCAGCACGCCTTACTGTTTtaggtgcacatgcacatacgcacacacgcacgcactcacacacgcacacacacacacacacacacacacacacacacgcacgcacacacacatccaccaaccATACATATGGTTACACTCCTTTGCGCAGAATGATAACACATGCTGCTGACACCAGACCCACTCTAACACATTGCCCTGGATATTACCCTGTTTAAGTCAAACATGGGAACTATTCATAATCTGTCAGACTAAACTAACTGTTCATGTATCTTTttcactgcaaaaataaatatttactcctagaaaaaaaagtgtattggTAGATGAATTTGTAACATGATTGATCTCACCTGTCTGTGAAATGCTTCAGTCCCTATATAACTATCTGTAGTTGGTACTTACTATTGCTTTGTAGCATGCTCCAGCTCTTATCTGAACGCAATAGATTAGTCACTGAACATTTCAGGGTTTAATTGCTTCACTAATCAACTTActaacctttaaccttttaCCTTTGACCTCACAGAGTCTTCCTCAAAACCTAGTGCCTTTACAGGTAATACTTAAGCTCATGCACAAAATGTCAgagtagtttgtgtgtgtgtgtgtgtgtgtgtgtgtgtgtgtgtgtgtgtgtgtgtgtgtgtgagtgcgtgtatgtctgtctgtctgtctctatcttcttcttttttggtGTTCCTTTTCCCAGTCTGgaaatgttcatgtttgtggaacaattgtaaaatatttgtgtaaaaaaagCTACATTCAGAATACTGTAAtcttttaattatatatatacacacacacacacacacacacacacacacacacacacacacacacacacacacacacacacacacacacacacacacacacactattgtatATATGAATGATTAGGTAAGGATAGGTCATTACTTAGTCCAAAGCGATGCTGAATTAGTAGAGATATGTTGGGATATGACTTCTCACAGCTGTCTTGTGCGTCCCCCAGATCGGCCAGATCCTCCCGAGGACCTAGAGCTGTCTGACCCAGCAGCACGCTCTGTCCGTCTCACCTGGGTTCCCGGCAATGATAACAACAGTCCAGTCAGACGTATGACTCGGCTCATTatacctgcacgcacacacacacacacactcacacacacacacacacacacacacacactacacacacacacacacacgcacacacacgcacacgcacacacgcactacacacacacgcacgcacacacacgcacacacacacgcgcgcacgcacgcacacacactacacacacacgcgcacacacacacgcacacacacacacgcacacacacgcacgcacacacacacgcactacatacacacacacacgcacgcacacacactacacacacacacgcacacacacgcacgcgcacacacacgcactacatacacacacacacgcacacacacacacgcacgcacgcacacacacacacgcgcacacacacacacacgcgcacacacacacacacgcacgcacgcacacacacacgcgcacacacacacacacgcacgcacgcacacacacacacgtgcacacacacgcactacatacacacacacacgcacgcacacacacacgcacacgcacacacacacgtgtacgcacAAATCCATCcattcacaaatacacaatacacacacaaacacatatattgAGCTCTAATACGATAACTTGGAAATGATTCATAGCTAAAGTATAGTGGTACCTTTTCCAATACAGTCCAAGACTCTTTgtcacttctttctttttcttacagAATTCCTTGTTCAGTATGAAGAGAATCGCTGGAGGCCAGGGGAATGGCAGAACCTGTCCAGTTACACAGGCGACCAGAACTCAGTCAATCTGCTGCTGTCTCCCTTTGTGAACTATCAGTTCCGAGTCATTGCCATCAACAGTGTGGGGCCAAGCCGTCCCAGCGGGCCCTCGTCACGTTACCAAACCAGCGGAGCTCGTAAGTGCCCAAGCCCGCGCACAGAAGCAGACACTTCAGTAACATAAAAGGTTCTTTAAATAATGCTCTGCATTACGgaataataactattattattagaacTATTAACCATTACGGACATCCTAGCGATCAGGATAATTTACCTACGGTCTTAAGGATATATTTTGTCAGTgttgtatgactgtgtatgactgaGTCAGGGTGCTAATGTGTATTTCTGTGATTTCCAGCTCCTGATGTCATACCTCAAGGCCTAAAAGGGTGGGGCACCAAGAAGACCAACATGGAGATCACCTGGCAGGTGCTTAGTCTCTCTCTTGGTGGAAAGAACTATGTCAGCTACTAATTTAACTACATTTCCCAATAGCTTGTGGAGCTTTAACTATTTCCTGCAACAAAGCTGTTTGCATCTATGCCTGCAGCCGCTGTTGGACACTCAAAGAAATGGGCCTGAGTTGCGTTATGTGGTATCATGGAGGAGGAAAGACTCTCAAGAGGAGTGGAATAACATCAGTACTACCAGTTCTAAACACGTGGTCAGTGACACAGAGACCTATGTTCCCTATGAGATCAAAATCCACGCAGTCAATGACTTTGGACGGGGCCCAGAGTCGAGTATGGTCATTGGCTACTCAGGGGAGGACAGTGAGTATGAGTTTTCTAATCAAGATCTTCTCCATGTGCTCGTAGTGCCAGTGGGTTTCAGACTTTGTGTTtatcactttctttctcttagGACCTTCTGCTGCCCCGGCAGAGCTCAGGGTGACGAAGGCCGACAGCACTAAAGTGAATTTGCACTGGGTCTCTGTTGACCCCACCTCCATTCATGGAGAGTTCAAGGAGTACAGAGTGAGTTCTTACAGTCGTCATCACAGTCTGCACTTGGTGAAGTCAAATGAAACGCTAGTATTTGGTTGTCTCTTAACAGAGGCTCCAAGACAACCTAGTGCTAAACTGCGTGCAACTTTGGGCCATTTTTATATGCTTACAACATCGAACAAACCCTCTAACCACGAGCGAGTTTTCTTAAGCTGTGCTTTGGTAAAGTTGAAATACAGCCCACCTTAAAGGTTGCTGCATCAGGGCAGTTGAGCTGGAGTTCACGGAGGATCAAATGCTGCTTTGCATTTGTTATAGTCGGATCAGGACCGGCTTCCACACCTATGCATACGATGCAGCTCGAGAGAATTTACTGTCGCGATGCTCGCAGGATCAAAGCAATTCCTGGGGCATATCTGTTGGATCACGGGTGTAAACAAACCGGATTCCTTTCTCCTTTCCTGGGCATCTCCTCAGCTGTACTACTGGAGGGAGGCCAGTCTGGTGAAGGGCCTGAGGATAAATAAGGAGAAGAAGACCAAAGTCTTCTCCAGTGACGTGTCTCAGAACACTGGCGTCCTCACTGAGCTGATCCCATACAGCAAGTACAAGATGTACATGGTGGTGGCCAACAATAAATTCGAGGGACCACATAGCAACATTGTGGAGTTTCAGACCAAGGAAGGAGGTATGATATTTCTTTTCAGTTGTTATGATAGTTGTTATTATCACCTCATTATCATAACTGCTGTAGTTTTTTACTACTAATTTAATTCTTTTCTGACTGTTCAATAGTGCCTGGGGTTCCCAAGTTCTTCAGGATTGTGCAGAGGAACACAGACACCATCCATCTGGAGTGGGACAAACCTCTCGAGCCAAATGGGATTCTAATCGGGTACACACTGCAGTACAGGACAGGTTCGTTCAGTTCGCACCTGTCAAACCTGGTTTTCATCTACAGCTGCCCAATCCTTGTCTTAGTGATCTACCCTAAGTAATACTTAGATCCTTCCCTACTCCAACATAGTCTTCATCTGAATATTAAAGCCAAATGTATGACACTTTGATTAGAGCTAAACTCTTCAGGCGGGAAATTGTCATAAGAAAAAGTCGACAACCCAAATGTAAACAGTCGAGAAGGCTGACTTCACAAATGAAATGTCTACACAAGAGCCTGTCTATAGGTAACATAAATCACTTGCCTGTGCTCTAATTTCTGTACCACcatgcttctctgtctcctctgtagTTAATGGAACAGAGGTAGGCAGCCCGCAGGTCGTGAGCTTCTTCCCCAACGTGACAGAGTATACCATCCGGCTGCCTGACCGCTTCACCCGCTACAAGTTCTATCTGTCAGCCCGGACCCAGGTCGGCTCTGGAGAGTCCTACACCGAAGAGTCACCTCACTTTGCCAATGAGGGTAAGAAACTGCGCATGAACCCACGTGTGTAAGGCACTATCTGTGTACTCGGTCACGTGTGGAATGGTACACGTTTGTACTCGGCTGCGAGTGGGATGCTGAACGTTTGCTGTCAGTAAACCTTGGCAGTTTTTTCTTGTGAGGCAGTGGGGGGTGTTCAGCATTCAAGTTGCATGGCAGTGTTTAACCACAGCCTACTAATTACAGGATATGGCTTgtaatttgttttcattttcacgTATTGGGAGCCGGGAGAAGGTAAACCAAATTGTGGTGATCATATGGTCTTTTTTCAATATACATTGACAAACCAATCCTGAAACAAGGCTGGATCAGACTTTAATTCCAGAGGATGGGCTCTACAGTAGTCATGGAAGTGagtcctgtgttttgtttaaggGAATTAGGTGAGAGTAGGAAAGCTTCTCTCCCGAGAAATGATTCTGCTCTAGTTCGTACTAAACAGAAGGACCTTTTGTAATACCGAAATGGCATGAATAATGCCCTTTCACTGGAAGCTGACGTTATCTCCACACAGCCATTCTGGGTTAGACCAGGCTAATCACCAGTGTTTACTGTTGCTAGGAGCAGCAAGTGGATCAGTCACTGAGAGCACAATCACCCAGTGTTcttgtctgtctccctgtctgtcatTTCTCTGTCTTCTATGTAAgaattcttttttctctctctattgctgTGCTTTTGCCCTGTTGCTTGCTGCTCTGTGGTTCTAACTGTTTCCTCTCTCAGCTTCTTAACTTTGGTCTAGTTTTTCAGTATTCTCTGACCTGTCCCTtgcttcttcctctcctgtctgtctgtctgtctgtctgtctgtctgtctgtttctctgcctgtctatctgcctgtctctgtctgtctctctctccctcggtGTGAAAGAAGACTTTATCACTTCAGGTACTGCCTCTGCAGGTGTACGTAATGAGGTGTGGCCTgcttgcctgcctgcctgtctgtttccctgcctgtgtctctgtctgtctctcctgccaCCTGTCTGTCTTCTACACTGAACCAGTACAGTTCAGTGATCAGAGCCCATGTCACAATATTAGGATAGGAatcatgcttaaaaaaaaaaaactgttcacTTGATGTGATAAGATGGGAAGGCATTTATTGGGCTCAGTTATGATCTAAACTGTGCTATCCACCAGTCTGTTGGTTTATCCATGTGTCTTTGTTTATATCACTGTGTGCTTTCAGGGATGGGACACAATAACTGCTGTTGTTGTTAACTGAACGtatattcatttacataaagtatgtcaaattatttaaaatttacGTCACcgttgaagttgtttttttttggtttttttaattattattcttattctgAAGGCTTCACTTTTTTTAGTGTGTATAGACTATCTGTGGGCTCATTATGAGATAAATAAGACGTAAACAGGAATGAGTCTTGTTTGATTTCTTCACCTCCAATCCCTGACGGCACCTTGCCGTACCTGCTAAGGCATCCTTTTCCTGTCACCTTGTTTGGCCTATCCCAGCATGCTTTTCTCATTTCGCATTTAAGCATGCAGGCAACTGATGTCCTCGTAAATGAGTAGCTCTTCGTAGAGTTTGCTTCTGTTTCTTAAttatttgaaaaagtgaaatCCCCATGGTAACCCCTGTTGCCCGGCAACAAGGTGTATTTGCGTGGGGCAAAAAATGACAgggtgagggaggaggggtgTTAGGGTGTAAGAATGCAGTCATCGCAACTGCCTTGGAGGATTATTAGAGATTGATGCTCTTTTGATGCCCGGCCATAAAGAAGCTGCTCACATTTCGTTTGCTGCTTGCACCATTTTCCATTCTAATGCTTGCACACCTGCCACCTCTTTAGATTCCTTTTTGGGCTGGCCTCTTTTGTGATTGGCTATGCCATTTATCATTCAGATGGACACTACAGGTAAGAGTGCACTGAGCTTCTTGCTGATTGGCCATCTGGAATTGATAGCCCATCTTTGCCAAATCTTCCAGATcgtgtaataaaaaaaaaaaagcatctccACTAGCTTGCCAGTCCTGGTTAGCCACGGTTTACTGTCTCTGAGGTTGGAAGGGCATTACCTTGGTCATGCCTTTTGTGACCAAGAGGTTTTAGTGCCCTGCTGCCTGTTCTAATCTCCCACATACATTTCATATTGTGCCTGTTGGTTTTGATGGGATGCTGGTATGCCCAAGCCCTGTGTTGATGCTTTCTGTTAAGGACTGCTTTGCATGAATTAAAGAAAGGAAAGGTATGGTTCTGTGGAGTCACATTGTTTCTAAGGACTTCAGGCGAAGATCTGAAGGTATAAGACTACCTATTGTCTATTAATTATTCACTGTGTTATCTTTAACATAATGTGAAGAGGCGCTTAGCTCTCTTTGCGCATCATTACCAATACAGTTTAAGGTGGTGGATGTGATTCCGGTGATGGATTTCCCACAATCCCATTTGCTCTCAAGGTGATATCCAGGGAGGAATGGATATTTGCAACAGATGACCACATGGTGGCAGTGCTATATCAGTCCATGCCTTGCTTGGGCATCCAAGATAATATTACTCTTGAGTAGTCTGTCAGAACATGACAGCTGATACTCACTTTCTTTCGGGAGACACCCTATGTTAATGTTACGGTTGTGGGAATTTCATCCAACCTGGCAGTtgattattttctatttgtctCTGTTCTTGTATCTATGGTGCTGCTGACTACACTGTGCTTAACGAATactctgttcctctctcagTGATTGATTCGACAGATGCCTTGGTGTTCGtaactcctcctccttctcccccaACCTCCGTCCCAAGCACAACCCTTAGTACCTCAACAACTACTACCACAGCCCCTACCTCAGCTGCTACCCCTACTACTGCTCCAACTACAGCTCCAACTACAGCTACAACCACCATCACTGTCTCCACCACAACCCTACCCACCCCGCCTTTCACTACCAAGCGGGTGGACATGAACATACTGGGTATTTTCTCAGACATCACTCCAATGTCACTGCGACATGACAGCTATTTAAATAGCAGTGCTAGCGCAGAGAGCCACGCCGGGCCACACTTGATTTATTCATACAGCATACAGGCCTTATCTAGTTAAAGTGTCCATTTTTG
The Electrophorus electricus isolate fEleEle1 chromosome 20, fEleEle1.pri, whole genome shotgun sequence genome window above contains:
- the nfasca gene encoding neurofascin homolog (chicken) a isoform X9 — encoded protein: MRAMQPQRQWAVLTVLSIILLLWEEAAAIEVPPDPKIQQDLKQPPTIVKQSAKEYIVDPRDNIIIECEAKGNPVPTFSWRRNGKFFNAEKDPRVSMRKRSGTLEISFRSGGKPEDYEGEYQCFAMNDFGIAISNKILLRVSKSPLWPKEVLEPLMVSEGSPLVLVCNPPPGLPPPTTFWMNSAMMPIIQDKRVSMGLNGDLYFSNVLASDANTDYSCNARFLFTHTIQQKNPFTLKVLTIRNIPETTPTFLSPSGTSSSKMALRGEELLLECIAAGVPTPGIKWFKKGGDLPEKKVKFESFNKTLRIVSVSEEDSGEYVCMASNKIGSIRHTVSVQIKAAPYWLQKPTNLVLAPNENGQLVCLASGNPKPSIQWLINGEPIESSLPNLSRKVVDDAIIFNSVQIGSSAVYQCNASNEHGYLLANAFVSVLDMAPRLLGPRNQLIKVIEQSRAMLDCPFFGSPVPEVRWFKNGLGIAPDNVKYRLHNNGTLEIKHARSEDHGTYTFVANNILGQAEEQIRLEVKEPTRIVRAPEHLSVNRGNTAHFDCKIKHDPTLPIIVTWLKNDKPLHFGWMSKFKKDENSLSIPNVNSDDEGTYMCMVKTELDQDFASARLTVLDRPDPPEDLELSDPAARSVRLTWVPGNDNNSPVRQFLVQYEENRWRPGEWQNLSSYTGDQNSVNLLLSPFVNYQFRVIAINSVGPSRPSGPSSRYQTSGAPPDVIPQGLKGWGTKKTNMEITWQPLLDTQRNGPELRYVVSWRRKDSQEEWNNISTTSSKHVVSDTETYVPYEIKIHAVNDFGRGPESSMVIGYSGEDRPSAAPAELRVTKADSTKVNLHWVSVDPTSIHGEFKEYRLYYWREASLVKGLRINKEKKTKVFSSDVSQNTGVLTELIPYSKYKMYMVVANNKFEGPHSNIVEFQTKEGVPGVPKFFRIVQRNTDTIHLEWDKPLEPNGILIGYTLQYRTVNGTEVGSPQVVSFFPNVTEYTIRLPDRFTRYKFYLSARTQVGSGESYTEESPHFANEEDFITSVIDSTDALVFVTPPPSPPTSVPSTTLSTSTTTTTAPTSAATPTTAPTTAPTTATTTITVSTTTLPTPPFTTKRVDMNILAPNIKIWNLTVDANSDYANVSWKHNFPADSSEFVLEFTLDSNESMKSVLFINQPPIKLAGLIAGAKYRLRVYSHEQPSVSSEYVTFETSGAYSKDHVDIATQGWFIGLMCAIALLVLILLIVGFIKRSRGGKYPVRDKKDLPMDPVDQKDQDGSFDYHSDEDNKPLQGSQTSLEGNVKESDDSLVDYGEGGNGQFNEDGSFIGQYTVKKDKEETEGNESSEATSPVNAVYSLA
- the nfasca gene encoding neurofascin homolog (chicken) a isoform X15; amino-acid sequence: MRAMQPQRQWAVLTVLSIILLLWEEAAAIEVPPDPKIQQDLKQPPTIVKQSAKEYIVDPRDNIIIECEAKGNPVPTFSWRRNGKFFNAEKDPRVSMRKRSGTLEISFRSGGKPEDYEGEYQCFAMNDFGIAISNKILLRVSKSPLWPKEVLEPLMVSEGSPLVLVCNPPPGLPPPTTFWMNSAMMPIIQDKRVSMGLNGDLYFSNVLASDANTDYSCNARFLFTHTIQQKNPFTLKVLTKEPYNNTLSSLNDTDPYVVRNIPETTPTFLSPSGTSSSKMALRGEELLLECIAAGVPTPGIKWFKKGGDLPEKKVKFESFNKTLRIVSVSEEDSGEYVCMASNKIGSIRHTVSVQIKAAPYWLQKPTNLVLAPNENGQLVCLASGNPKPSIQWLINGEPIESSLPNLSRKVVDDAIIFNSVQIGSSAVYQCNASNEHGYLLANAFVSVLDMAPRLLGPRNQLIKVIEQSRAMLDCPFFGSPVPEVRWFKNGLGIAPDNVKYRLHNNGTLEIKHARSEDHGTYTFVANNILGQAEEQIRLEVKEPTRIVRAPEHLSVNRGNTAHFDCKIKHDPTLPIIVTWLKNDKPLHFGWMSKFKKDENSLSIPNVNSDDEGTYMCMVKTELDQDFASARLTVLDRPDPPEDLELSDPAARSVRLTWVPGNDNNSPVRQFLVQYEENRWRPGEWQNLSSYTGDQNSVNLLLSPFVNYQFRVIAINSVGPSRPSGPSSRYQTSGAPPDVIPQGLKGWGTKKTNMEITWQPLLDTQRNGPELRYVVSWRRKDSQEEWNNISTTSSKHVVSDTETYVPYEIKIHAVNDFGRGPESSMVIGYSGEDRPSAAPAELRVTKADSTKVNLHWVSVDPTSIHGEFKEYRLYYWREASLVKGLRINKEKKTKVFSSDVSQNTGVLTELIPYSKYKMYMVVANNKFEGPHSNIVEFQTKEGVPGVPKFFRIVQRNTDTIHLEWDKPLEPNGILIGYTLQYRTVNGTEVGSPQVVSFFPNVTEYTIRLPDRFTRYKFYLSARTQVGSGESYTEESPHFANEAYSKDHVDIATQGWFIGLMCAIALLVLILLIVGFIKRSRGGKYPVRDKKDLPMDPVDQKDQDGSFDYHDEDNKPLQGSQTSLEGNVKESDDSLVDYGEGGNGQFNEDGSFIGQYTVKKDKEETEGNESSEATSPVNAVYSLA
- the nfasca gene encoding neurofascin homolog (chicken) a isoform X8, translated to MRAMQPQRQWAVLTVLSIILLLWEEAAAIEVPPDPKIQQDLKQPPTIVKQSAKEYIVDPRDNIIIECEAKGNPVPTFSWRRNGKFFNAEKDPRVSMRKRSGTLEISFRSGGKPEDYEGEYQCFAMNDFGIAISNKILLRVSKSPLWPKEVLEPLMVSEGSPLVLVCNPPPGLPPPTTFWMNSAMMPIIQDKRVSMGLNGDLYFSNVLASDANTDYSCNARFLFTHTIQQKNPFTLKVLTIRNIPETTPTFLSPSGTSSSKMALRGEELLLECIAAGVPTPGIKWFKKGGDLPEKKVKFESFNKTLRIVSVSEEDSGEYVCMASNKIGSIRHTVSVQIKAAPYWLQKPTNLVLAPNENGQLVCLASGNPKPSIQWLINGEPIESSLPNLSRKVVDDAIIFNSVQIGSSAVYQCNASNEHGYLLANAFVSVLDMAPRLLGPRNQLIKVIEQSRAMLDCPFFGSPVPEVRWFKNGLGIAPDNVKYRLHNNGTLEIKHARSEDHGTYTFVANNILGQAEEQIRLEVKEPTRIVRAPEHLSVNRGNTAHFDCKIKHDPTLPIIVTWLKNDKPLHFGWMSKFKKDENSLSIPNVNSDDEGTYMCMVKTELDQDFASARLTVLESSSKPSAFTDRPDPPEDLELSDPAARSVRLTWVPGNDNNSPVRQFLVQYEENRWRPGEWQNLSSYTGDQNSVNLLLSPFVNYQFRVIAINSVGPSRPSGPSSRYQTSGAPPDVIPQGLKGWGTKKTNMEITWQPLLDTQRNGPELRYVVSWRRKDSQEEWNNISTTSSKHVVSDTETYVPYEIKIHAVNDFGRGPESSMVIGYSGEDRPSAAPAELRVTKADSTKVNLHWVSVDPTSIHGEFKEYRLYYWREASLVKGLRINKEKKTKVFSSDVSQNTGVLTELIPYSKYKMYMVVANNKFEGPHSNIVEFQTKEGVPGVPKFFRIVQRNTDTIHLEWDKPLEPNGILIGYTLQYRTVNGTEVGSPQVVSFFPNVTEYTIRLPDRFTRYKFYLSARTQVGSGESYTEESPHFANEEDFITSVIDSTDALVFVTPPPSPPTSVPSTTLSTSTTTTTAPTSAATPTTAPTTAPTTATTTITVSTTTLPTPPFTTKRVDMNILAPNIKIWNLTVDANSDYANVSWKHNFPADSSEFVLEFTLDSNESMKSVLFINQPPIKLAGLIAGAKYRLRVYSHEQPSVSSEYVTFETSGAYSKDHVDIATQGWFIGLMCAIALLVLILLIVGFIKRSRGGKYPVRDKKDLPMDPVDQKDQDGSFDYHSDEDNKPLQGSQTSLEGNVKESDDSLVDYGEGGNGQFNEDGSFIGQYTVKKDKEETEGNESSEATSPVNAVYSLA